The following are encoded in a window of Struthio camelus isolate bStrCam1 chromosome Z, bStrCam1.hap1, whole genome shotgun sequence genomic DNA:
- the LOC104146836 gene encoding embigin gives MPAFSGERLVRWLLLLSLCLPGGSPADLPMTTQDASQANGNFLTQMPTGLNESSPDPVKTTQIINRQTRESISDHSPDGHNVSTPGPDLTTEDFKQANEEKATNFTYMVYEILLSGVSGTSVEKNITLDSSAKVELSCSLAGKYPHLKILQVAWKKGNETIKHINKTENSWSIQLTITDENELGSYSCTLKGEEEEELKAVFHLQVPKIEDKEKPIISYEGDSVVMICKSSNYTPITWTWYLTNGSEQIAINDSLLSDKYVIDRVPANTTHLKILKLTKKDDGAYWCEAVFQLGKSKGKLKLKVLTFMVPLKPFLAILAEVIILVALVFLYEVYSKKKEKPAEDEKEFEQVEQLKSEESNGVESSSTRHRKV, from the exons ATGCCCGCCTTCTCCGGGGAGCGGCTggtgcggtggctgctgctgctctcgcTGTGCCTCCCGGGCGGCAGCCCCGCAG atctaCCCATGACAACACAAGATGCCAGCCAAGCTAATGGGAATTTTTTGACTCAAATGCCAACTGGACTTAATGAATCATCTCCTG ACCCCGTGAAAACTACACAAATTATCAACCGACAAACTCGGGAGAGCATTTCAGATCACTCACCAGATGGACATAATGTATCTACACCTG GTCCAGATCTGACCACAGAAGACTTCAAGCAGGCAAATGAAGAGAAAGCAACTAATTTCACTTATATGGTGTATGAGATACTCCTATCTG GTGTTTCTGgtacttctgtggaaaaaaatatcactttGGACAGCTCAGCTAAAGTTGAGCTCTCATGCAGCCTGGCTGGTAAATATCCTCATTTGAAAattcttcaagtagcttggaagAAGGGAAATGAAACAATCAAGCACATCAATAAAACGGAAAATAGCTGGAGCATCCA GTTGACAATCACAGATGAAAATGAACTGGGAAGTTACAGTTGTACTCTTAAaggtgaagaagaagaagaactcaAAGCTGTGTTCCATTTACAAG TACCAAAAattgaagacaaagaaaaacccATTATCAGTTATGAAGGAGATTCAGTTGTAATGATATGTAAAAGTTCCAATTATACTCCCATCACTTGGACCTGGTACCTGACCAATGGAAGCGAACAG attGCCATTAATGATTCTTTGCTGTCAGACAAATATGTAATTGATCGAGTACCTGCAAACACAACCCATCTCAAGATATTGAAGCTTACTAAGAAAGATGATGGTGCATACTGGTGTGAAGCTGTTTTTCAACTAGGAAAAAGTAAAGGAAAGCTGAAGCTTAAAGTTCTCACCTTCATGGTGCCACTCAAACCATTTCTAGCAATACTGGCTGAAGTTATTATTTTAGTAGCTCTTGTTTTCCTCTATGAGGTGTACTCTAAAAAGAAGGAGAAGCCCGCAG aagatgaaaaagaatttGAACAAGTTGAGCAACT TAAATCAGAAGAAAGCAATGGAGTGGAAAGCAGTAGCACTAGGCACAGGAAAGTGTAA